In Sandaracinaceae bacterium, one DNA window encodes the following:
- a CDS encoding OB-fold domain-containing protein has product MSEAKTDKPRVPAVEGWFTMGEAPALLGTRCLGCSTIFFPRETVACRNPACRSTRFEEVPLSRRGTLWSYTTAYYQPPAPYISDEPFQPYSIAAVELAAEKMTVLGQVPQGFPADSLRVGMEMELVIDRLYEDEKNEYVTWKWQPVAGPSSDNGGAA; this is encoded by the coding sequence ATGAGCGAAGCCAAGACCGACAAACCGCGTGTCCCCGCCGTGGAAGGCTGGTTCACGATGGGCGAGGCGCCTGCGCTGCTGGGCACCCGCTGCCTCGGCTGCAGCACCATCTTCTTCCCGCGCGAGACGGTGGCCTGCCGCAACCCCGCGTGTCGGTCCACGCGCTTCGAGGAGGTCCCGCTCAGCCGGCGCGGCACGCTCTGGTCGTACACCACGGCCTACTACCAGCCGCCTGCGCCCTACATCTCGGACGAGCCCTTCCAGCCGTACTCCATCGCCGCCGTGGAGCTCGCGGCCGAGAAGATGACCGTGCTGGGCCAGGTGCCCCAGGGCTTCCCCGCGGACTCGCTGCGCGTGGGCATGGAGATGGAGCTGGTCATCGACCGGCTCTACGAGGACGAGAAGAACGAGTACGTGACCTGGAAGTGGCAGCCCGTGGCGGGCCCCTCGAGCGACAACGGAGGTGCAGCATGA
- a CDS encoding protein kinase, with the protein MPTSDRPEAEAAWRPWSAAAERFELVRTLGAGGMGIVQEARDRTTGARVALKSLYERDGQALFRFKREFRALTDVTHPNLVRLYELVVADDGSCFFTMELVDGAVDLMRWLRAERSGLELAHTDALTQAPSSRMRMGADGDYEAAPPVETRAELDVDLVALRAAFRQVAEGVSACTARASCTATSSRPTCWCSPTGVVTILDFGLAADLRDVPEEASPSGMPEHAPSDVKSSDSSRRYDSTDRTISGTALYMSPEQALARPLTPASDWYAVGVMLFEALTGRLPIAGMPCRSWCARPSRPRCALRTSSWASRPTSTICASRSWTPTRTTARAPPPS; encoded by the coding sequence ATGCCCACCTCCGACCGCCCCGAAGCCGAAGCCGCCTGGCGACCGTGGTCCGCCGCCGCGGAGCGCTTCGAGCTGGTCCGCACGCTGGGCGCAGGGGGCATGGGCATCGTCCAGGAGGCACGCGACCGCACCACCGGCGCGCGCGTGGCGCTCAAGAGCCTGTACGAGCGCGACGGGCAGGCGCTCTTCCGCTTCAAGCGGGAGTTCCGCGCGCTGACGGACGTCACGCATCCCAACCTGGTGCGGCTCTACGAGCTGGTAGTGGCCGACGACGGCTCGTGCTTCTTCACCATGGAGCTGGTGGACGGAGCCGTGGACCTCATGCGCTGGCTGCGCGCCGAGCGCTCGGGCCTCGAGCTGGCCCACACCGACGCGCTCACACAGGCGCCGTCCAGTCGTATGCGCATGGGGGCTGACGGCGACTACGAAGCGGCGCCGCCGGTGGAGACGCGCGCGGAGCTGGACGTGGACCTGGTTGCGCTGCGAGCGGCCTTTCGGCAGGTGGCCGAGGGCGTCTCGGCCTGCACCGCGCGGGCAAGCTGCACCGCGACCTCAAGCCGTCCAACGTGCTGGTGCTCGCCGACGGGCGTGGTGACCATCCTGGACTTCGGGCTGGCGGCCGACCTGCGCGACGTGCCCGAGGAGGCGAGCCCCTCCGGCATGCCCGAGCACGCGCCCAGCGACGTGAAGTCGAGCGACTCGTCGCGGCGCTACGACTCGACCGACCGGACCATCAGCGGCACCGCGCTCTACATGTCGCCCGAGCAGGCGCTGGCGCGGCCGCTCACGCCGGCCAGCGATTGGTACGCCGTGGGCGTCATGCTCTTCGAGGCGCTGACCGGCCGGCTGCCCATCGCGGGGATGCCTTGTCGGTCATGGTGCGCAAGACCATCGCGCCCGCGGTGCGCCCTTCGCACTTCGTCGTGGGCATCCCGGCCGACCTCGACGATCTGTGCCTCGCGCTCCTGGACCCCGACGCGGACCACCGCCCGAGCGCCGCCACCATCTTGA
- a CDS encoding lipid-transfer protein, with protein MSRDVAILGVGMHPWGKWGRNFAEYGVHAAQAALDDAGIDWRDVQFISGGDTIRNGYPGFIAGSTFAQALGWSGAQVASSYGACATGAQALNIARAQILAGLCDVALVVGADAAPKGFFAPVGGDRPDDPDWLRFRLMGATNPTYFAFWARRRMALYGSTSADFAQVKVKNSRHGLHNPNARFRKEVTIEEVLASKVVADPLRLLEICATSDGGAAIVLTSEAYARKHATKWVSVAGVSTVTPVFPSTVVDMPNIATDSGASVPLPPVSFRDSITKVAYEQAGVGPEDVNLAEVYDLASALELDWYENIGLCAPGDAEKLLRDGVTTLGGRVPVNPSGGLSCFGEAVPAQAIAQVCELTWQIRGQATGRQVEGAKVGVTANQGLFGHGSSVVVKG; from the coding sequence ATGAGCCGCGACGTAGCCATCTTGGGCGTGGGCATGCACCCCTGGGGCAAGTGGGGCCGCAACTTCGCCGAGTACGGCGTGCACGCCGCCCAGGCCGCGCTCGACGACGCCGGCATCGACTGGCGCGACGTGCAGTTCATCAGCGGCGGCGACACCATCCGCAACGGCTACCCGGGCTTCATCGCGGGCTCCACGTTCGCGCAGGCGCTCGGCTGGAGCGGCGCGCAGGTGGCCAGCTCCTACGGCGCGTGCGCCACGGGGGCCCAGGCGCTCAACATCGCGCGGGCGCAGATCCTCGCAGGCTTGTGCGACGTGGCCTTGGTGGTGGGCGCCGACGCCGCTCCCAAGGGCTTCTTCGCGCCCGTGGGCGGCGACCGGCCCGACGACCCGGACTGGCTGCGCTTCCGCTTGATGGGCGCCACCAACCCCACCTACTTCGCGTTCTGGGCGCGGCGCCGCATGGCGCTCTACGGCTCCACCTCGGCGGACTTCGCGCAGGTGAAGGTGAAGAACTCGCGGCACGGCCTGCACAACCCGAACGCGCGCTTCCGCAAGGAGGTCACCATCGAAGAGGTGCTGGCCAGCAAGGTGGTGGCCGACCCGCTGCGCCTGCTCGAGATCTGCGCCACCAGCGACGGCGGCGCGGCCATCGTGCTCACCAGCGAGGCCTACGCGCGCAAGCACGCCACCAAGTGGGTGTCCGTGGCGGGCGTCTCCACGGTCACGCCGGTGTTCCCCAGCACGGTCGTGGACATGCCCAACATCGCCACCGACTCGGGGGCCAGCGTGCCGCTCCCGCCCGTGAGCTTCCGCGACTCCATCACCAAGGTGGCCTACGAGCAGGCCGGCGTGGGCCCCGAGGACGTGAACCTGGCCGAGGTCTACGACCTGGCCTCGGCGCTCGAGCTGGACTGGTACGAGAACATCGGCCTGTGCGCCCCGGGCGACGCCGAGAAGCTGCTGCGCGACGGGGTCACCACCCTCGGCGGGCGCGTGCCCGTGAACCCGAGCGGCGGCCTCAGCTGCTTCGGCGAGGCGGTCCCGGCCCAGGCCATCGCGCAGGTGTGCGAGCTCACCTGGCAGATCCGCGGGCAGGCCACCGGCCGCCAGGTGGAGGGCGCCAAGGTGGGCGTCACCGCCAACCAGGGGCTGTTCGGGCATGGGTCGTCGGTGGTCGTGAAGGGCTGA